A window of Syntrophales bacterium genomic DNA:
CGGCCGAATCCGGAGCTGTTTCCAGGCGTTGGTGTTCCCCGGCCGGGTTTCCCCTTGCCAGGGGGCCGGGGGGCTTGCTATAAGGTCGGGAAAACGGGGGTTTCACGATGGAAATCGGCATTGTCGGACTTCCCCAGAGCGGAAAGAGCACCCTCTTCGAGATCATGACCGGGACGAAAAGTCGGGATCTCCACGGCGAGACGGTCGTCCGGGGGCAGGCGACGGTCCCGGACGCGCGCTTCGACCGGCTCGCCTCCGCCTTTCCCGACCTCCGGGCCGTTCCGGCCCGGATCCCCGTGACCGACGTCCACGCAGCGGGCGAGAAGGCCTGGGAAACGCTCCGGCAGAGCCTGAGCGGGGCCGACGGCCTCCTGCACGTGGTGGACGGCTTTACGATTCCCGAGGTCGACGAGGTCATCGCCTCCTACCGCCGCCTCGAAGACGACCTGGTGCTCTCGGACCTGATGGTCGTGGAAAACCGCATCGAGAAGCTCCGGAAAATGTCAAGGACGGCCATGAAGCCCCTGGACCAGCTCCACCTGGCCATCCTGCCCCGGGCGCTGGAGCGGCTGGAGGCGGGCCTTCCGCTCCGGGAAGCCGGATTCTCCGAGGAGGAGGCCTTTTCCCTCCGCAGCTTTTCCTTCTGGACGATCCGTCCCGAGCTCGTCGTGATCAACACCGCGGAAGACAATCTGGCCCTGGCGGAGGCCTTCCGGGAGAAGGCGGCCCTGTCGTCCCCGGTCATCGGGATCTGCTGCCAGCTCGAGGCCGACCTGACGGGCCTCTCGCCGGAAGAGCAGAAGGAGTTCCTGGCCCCTCTGGGACTGGAAGAGCCGGCCTTCGGGCGCGTTATCCGGGCGGCCTTTGCGCTCCTGAACCGCATCTCCTTCTTTACCATCGGCAAGGAGGAGGTGAAGGCCTGGGTTATCCCCGCGGAGACGAAAGCGCCGCGGGCCGCCGGGACGATACACAAGGACTTCGAGCGGGGCTTCATCAAGGCCGAGGTCATTCACTTCGAGGAGTTCGAGACCTCCGGGAAATCCTGGGCGGCCGTGAAGACGGCGGGAAAGCTCAGGCTGGAGGGGAAGGAGTATGTCGTCCGGGATGGGGATATTATCCAGTTCCGCTTCAACGTCTGAGGGCGGATCTGGAAAATGCCCGGATGCTTCGTTGTGCCGGCTCCAATGATCGAAAGGGGAGCGGATTTCGAATCCGCTCCCCCTTTTTTCTTTTTCTTTCTTTTCTTCGTATCAGGGCGCGGGGGCTGCCACGGGGGCTCCCGCCGTCGCGGAGACTTTTCCATGGAGCGCATCGTCTGGCCGGAAGTCCGTCCGGATGGAAAAGTCTCCTGATTGCTCCTCTGGGAACCCCCGGTCGCGCCCCCGCGGATGCAGAGGAGAGGGTGAAAACAACCGGAATTCGCGTCTCGTGTGGACCTGTCCCCGGCGAACGTTGGTCGGGGAGAGGGGGCTTCCCGGAGCGCGAATAGCGGCTTTTTCGGGGC
This region includes:
- a CDS encoding DUF933 domain-containing protein yields the protein MEIGIVGLPQSGKSTLFEIMTGTKSRDLHGETVVRGQATVPDARFDRLASAFPDLRAVPARIPVTDVHAAGEKAWETLRQSLSGADGLLHVVDGFTIPEVDEVIASYRRLEDDLVLSDLMVVENRIEKLRKMSRTAMKPLDQLHLAILPRALERLEAGLPLREAGFSEEEAFSLRSFSFWTIRPELVVINTAEDNLALAEAFREKAALSSPVIGICCQLEADLTGLSPEEQKEFLAPLGLEEPAFGRVIRAAFALLNRISFFTIGKEEVKAWVIPAETKAPRAAGTIHKDFERGFIKAEVIHFEEFETSGKSWAAVKTAGKLRLEGKEYVVRDGDIIQFRFNV